The following are encoded in a window of Deinococcus budaensis genomic DNA:
- a CDS encoding NAD(P)/FAD-dependent oxidoreductase, which yields MKTLILGAGYAGLAVATKMKPLPELEALLIEQNAFHTFETRLHEAAAHNTRVTLPIQPLLRGTGVEFEQASVEGVDIDAREVTLKDGRVLTYDKLVVGLGSVTNFYRIPGLAEHAAELKQLSDADEIFNFVNRVYSGEYQGNRDIVVGGAGLTGVELVTELAQRAEVLSKERGLPPFQIYLVEAGPKILPILDEALRQKAEKTLRDYGIHILVGHRLMGATEGSVTVQTADGEQKVIGAGKIIWTGGIQARDIVKGERLEKGPGGRIAVDEFLRAKGYPDVFVIGDMGLALNQDGKPVPTTAQHAGQQGRLTGKNLMHLARGQELEPYEPTTLGEFVSLGGLMAVGWMKLPWNQKLAITGGLAHVMKKASEWRWRASID from the coding sequence ATGAAGACCCTGATCCTCGGTGCTGGCTACGCGGGCCTCGCGGTGGCCACCAAGATGAAACCCCTGCCCGAACTCGAAGCCCTGCTGATCGAGCAAAATGCCTTTCATACCTTCGAGACCCGGCTGCACGAGGCCGCCGCGCACAACACCCGCGTGACCCTCCCCATTCAGCCCCTGCTGCGCGGGACGGGTGTGGAATTCGAGCAGGCCTCGGTCGAGGGCGTGGACATCGACGCCCGCGAGGTCACCCTCAAAGACGGCCGGGTCCTGACCTACGACAAACTGGTCGTCGGGCTGGGTTCGGTGACGAACTTCTACCGCATCCCGGGTCTGGCCGAGCACGCCGCCGAACTCAAGCAGCTCAGCGACGCCGACGAGATTTTCAATTTTGTCAACCGGGTCTACAGCGGCGAATACCAGGGCAACCGCGACATCGTGGTGGGCGGCGCGGGCCTGACCGGCGTGGAACTCGTCACCGAACTCGCCCAGCGCGCCGAGGTGCTGAGCAAGGAGCGTGGCCTGCCTCCCTTCCAGATCTACCTGGTGGAGGCCGGACCCAAGATCCTGCCCATTCTGGACGAGGCGCTGCGCCAGAAGGCCGAAAAGACCCTGCGCGACTACGGCATCCACATCCTGGTGGGCCACCGCCTGATGGGCGCGACCGAAGGCAGCGTGACCGTGCAGACCGCCGACGGTGAGCAAAAGGTCATCGGGGCAGGCAAGATCATCTGGACGGGCGGCATTCAGGCGCGCGACATCGTCAAGGGCGAGCGGCTGGAAAAGGGACCGGGCGGGCGCATCGCCGTGGACGAGTTCCTGCGCGCCAAGGGCTACCCCGACGTGTTCGTGATCGGGGACATGGGTCTGGCGCTCAACCAGGACGGCAAGCCGGTCCCCACCACCGCCCAGCACGCCGGGCAGCAGGGCCGCCTGACGGGCAAGAACCTGATGCACCTCGCGCGCGGTCAGGAGCTGGAACCCTACGAGCCGACCACGCTGGGCGAATTCGTCTCGCTGGGCGGCCTGATGGCGGTCGGCTGGATGAAGCTGCCCTGGAACCAGAAGCTCGCCATCACCGGGGGCCTCGCCCACGTGATGAAAAAGGCCAGCGAGTGGCGCTGGCGGGCCAGCATCGACTGA
- a CDS encoding (2Fe-2S)-binding protein — protein MNVTLTVNGKPYTRDVEPRTLLVHFLREDLGLTGTHVGCDTSQCGACTVHLNGDAVKSCTVLAVQAGGLEVTTIEGLGTVADLHPLQAGFWEKHGLQCGFCTPGMIMSAAELLRHDPDPSEATIRHHLEGNYCRCTGYHNIVLAVQHAAAAMRERESGQAADD, from the coding sequence ATGAACGTCACCCTGACGGTCAACGGCAAGCCCTACACCCGCGACGTGGAACCCCGCACCCTGCTGGTGCATTTCCTGCGTGAGGACCTGGGCCTGACCGGCACGCACGTCGGCTGCGACACCAGCCAGTGCGGGGCCTGCACGGTCCACCTGAACGGCGACGCGGTCAAAAGCTGCACGGTGCTCGCGGTGCAGGCGGGCGGCCTGGAGGTCACCACCATCGAGGGGCTGGGAACCGTGGCCGACCTCCACCCCCTCCAGGCGGGCTTCTGGGAGAAACACGGCCTCCAGTGCGGCTTTTGCACCCCCGGCATGATCATGAGCGCCGCCGAACTCCTGCGCCACGACCCCGACCCCAGCGAGGCCACCATCCGCCACCATCTCGAGGGCAACTACTGCCGCTGCACCGGCTACCACAACATCGTCCTCGCCGTGCAGCACGCGGCGGCGGCGATGCGGGAGCGGGAGTCAGGGCAGGCGGCGGACGACTGA
- a CDS encoding xanthine dehydrogenase family protein molybdopterin-binding subunit, translating to MTDRTDKYMGQALKRKEDPRFITGAGQYTDDFVLPGMLHAAMVRSPYAHARITGIDKSSVEDMPGVVAVLTGEDVAAAGAGPIPVGWLLPDLKVPPHHAVAQGEVNHVGDIVAVVVAETRAQAEDAAGLLAVDYEALPSVALGSAALEEGSPQVHDDVPGNVAFRWEIGDEAALNEAFNRAHKTVKVRLRNHRLVPNAIEPRASLAQFSPASGEYLLYTTSQNPHIHRLILAAFVLNIPEHKLRVISPDVGGGFGSKIFQYQEEVIVLLASRLLGKPVKWAARRSESFVSDMQGRDHESEAELAVDAEGRMLGLRVNTVANLGAYLTLFAPAVPTYLYGTLLNGVYKFLAVHAKVTGVVTNTVPVDAYRGAGRPEATYLIERTVDVMAHELGMDPAEFRRMNFIQPDEFPYQTPVALVYDSGNYEPALNMALDMMKYQDLRAEQERMKGNNKILGVGVISYLEACGLAPSALVGQLGAQAGQWESSLVRVHPTGKVELYTGSHSHGQGHETAFPQIAADELQIPIEDIDLIHGDTGRMPYGWGTYGSRSAAVGGSALKMALQKITAKARKIAAHLLEASEEDIEHADGVFRVKGAPGQQKTFSDVALMAHLAHSLPDGMEPGLEATAFYDPKNFVYPFGTHVAVVEIDTDTGVVKLRDYGCVDDCGPLINPLIAEGQVHGGIAQGAGQALWEDAAYDDEGNFLAGTFMEYAVPRADDLPNFQTDHTVTPSPHNPLGVKGIGEAGTIASTAAVANAVMDALWHECRIAHLDMPYTSEKVWRAIREARQGAGMGQAADD from the coding sequence ATGACCGACCGAACCGACAAGTACATGGGCCAGGCCCTCAAGCGCAAGGAAGACCCGCGCTTTATCACCGGGGCGGGGCAGTACACCGACGACTTCGTGCTGCCGGGGATGCTGCACGCGGCGATGGTCCGCAGCCCCTACGCGCACGCCCGGATCACCGGCATCGACAAGAGCAGTGTGGAGGACATGCCCGGCGTGGTCGCCGTCCTGACCGGCGAGGACGTGGCGGCGGCGGGCGCGGGACCTATCCCGGTGGGCTGGCTGCTCCCCGACCTCAAGGTGCCCCCGCACCACGCGGTCGCGCAGGGCGAGGTCAACCATGTGGGCGACATCGTGGCCGTCGTGGTGGCCGAGACGCGGGCGCAGGCCGAGGACGCGGCGGGCCTGCTCGCGGTGGACTACGAGGCCCTGCCCTCGGTGGCGCTGGGGAGCGCGGCGCTGGAGGAGGGAAGCCCGCAGGTCCATGACGACGTGCCCGGCAACGTGGCCTTCCGCTGGGAGATCGGGGACGAGGCGGCGTTGAACGAGGCCTTCAACCGGGCGCACAAGACGGTGAAGGTGAGGCTGCGCAATCACCGCCTCGTGCCCAACGCGATTGAGCCGCGTGCATCCCTGGCGCAGTTCTCGCCTGCCAGCGGCGAATACCTGCTCTACACCACCTCGCAGAATCCGCACATCCACCGCCTGATCCTGGCCGCCTTCGTGCTGAACATCCCCGAGCACAAGCTGCGGGTCATCAGCCCGGATGTGGGCGGGGGTTTTGGCTCCAAGATCTTCCAGTATCAGGAGGAAGTGATCGTGCTGCTCGCCTCCCGGTTGCTGGGCAAGCCGGTGAAATGGGCGGCCCGCCGCTCCGAGAGCTTTGTCTCCGACATGCAGGGCCGCGACCATGAGTCGGAAGCCGAACTCGCGGTGGACGCCGAGGGCCGGATGCTGGGGCTGCGGGTGAACACGGTCGCCAACCTCGGCGCGTACCTCACCCTCTTCGCGCCCGCCGTGCCGACCTACCTGTACGGCACGCTGCTCAACGGTGTGTACAAGTTTCTCGCCGTCCACGCGAAGGTCACGGGTGTGGTCACCAACACCGTCCCCGTGGACGCCTACCGGGGCGCGGGCCGCCCGGAGGCCACCTACCTCATCGAGCGCACGGTGGACGTGATGGCGCACGAGCTGGGGATGGACCCCGCCGAGTTCCGCCGGATGAACTTCATCCAGCCCGACGAGTTCCCATACCAGACGCCTGTCGCGCTCGTCTATGACTCCGGCAACTACGAACCCGCGCTCAATATGGCGCTGGACATGATGAAGTACCAGGACCTCCGCGCCGAGCAGGAGCGGATGAAGGGCAACAACAAAATCCTGGGCGTCGGCGTGATCTCGTACCTCGAAGCGTGCGGGCTGGCGCCGTCCGCCCTGGTGGGCCAACTGGGAGCGCAGGCGGGGCAGTGGGAAAGCTCGCTGGTGCGCGTGCACCCGACGGGCAAGGTGGAGCTGTACACCGGCTCGCACAGCCACGGCCAGGGCCACGAGACGGCCTTTCCCCAGATCGCCGCCGACGAACTTCAGATCCCCATCGAGGACATCGACCTGATTCACGGCGACACGGGCCGGATGCCCTACGGCTGGGGCACCTACGGCTCGCGCAGCGCGGCGGTGGGCGGCAGCGCCCTCAAGATGGCCCTCCAGAAGATCACCGCCAAGGCGAGGAAGATCGCCGCGCATCTCCTCGAAGCCTCGGAGGAGGACATCGAGCACGCAGACGGCGTGTTCCGCGTGAAGGGCGCTCCGGGGCAGCAGAAGACCTTCTCCGACGTGGCGCTGATGGCCCACCTCGCCCACAGCCTGCCCGACGGCATGGAGCCGGGGCTGGAGGCGACCGCCTTCTACGACCCCAAGAACTTCGTGTACCCCTTCGGCACGCACGTGGCGGTCGTGGAGATCGACACGGATACGGGCGTGGTCAAGCTGCGCGACTACGGCTGCGTGGACGATTGCGGCCCCCTGATCAACCCGCTGATCGCGGAAGGGCAGGTCCACGGCGGCATCGCGCAGGGGGCGGGGCAGGCGCTGTGGGAGGACGCCGCCTATGACGACGAGGGCAATTTCCTGGCCGGAACCTTCATGGAATACGCCGTGCCCCGCGCCGACGACCTGCCGAACTTCCAGACCGACCATACCGTCACCCCCAGCCCGCACAACCCCCTGGGGGTCAAGGGCATCGGGGAGGCGGGCACCATCGCCAGCACCGCCGCCGTCGCCAACGCCGTGATGGATGCCCTGTGGCACGAGTGCCGCATCGCGCACCTCGATATGCCCTACACCTCCGAGAAGGTCTGGCGGGCGATCCGCGAGGCCCGGCAGGGAGCGGGAATGGGGCAGGCGGCGGACGACTGA
- a CDS encoding FAD binding domain-containing protein, whose translation MYPVNFDYHRASSVQEALTMMAENPDLKVIAGGHSLLPAMRLRLAQPPALLDVFGLEELRGIRREGDVFVVGAMTTHAQVLRSELPLFPEVAHEVGDPMVRNRGTIGGSLAHADPSADYPAAALALGVEFVIRGLGGERVVPADEMFVGMFESAVQPGELLTHIRIPATVQGCAYEKFKHPASHYAIAGVAVVRHADGQIRAAYTGAGEKAERLTLLEERLNAGQPAGEGLVDAGGLLGDRFASPEYRAHLVDVLAGRAAARV comes from the coding sequence ATGTACCCAGTCAACTTCGACTACCACCGCGCCAGCAGCGTGCAGGAAGCCCTGACGATGATGGCCGAGAATCCCGACCTCAAGGTGATCGCGGGCGGGCACTCGCTGCTGCCCGCCATGCGGCTGCGGCTGGCCCAACCGCCCGCCCTGCTCGACGTGTTCGGGCTGGAGGAACTGCGGGGCATCCGGCGCGAGGGCGACGTGTTCGTGGTAGGCGCGATGACCACCCACGCTCAGGTGCTGCGCTCGGAGCTGCCTCTCTTTCCCGAGGTCGCCCACGAGGTCGGGGACCCGATGGTCCGCAACCGGGGCACCATCGGCGGTTCTCTGGCCCACGCCGACCCCAGCGCGGACTACCCGGCGGCGGCCCTGGCCCTGGGCGTAGAGTTCGTGATCCGGGGGCTGGGGGGCGAGCGCGTGGTCCCCGCCGACGAGATGTTCGTGGGCATGTTCGAGAGCGCGGTGCAGCCCGGCGAACTGCTCACTCACATCCGTATCCCCGCGACCGTGCAGGGGTGTGCCTACGAGAAGTTCAAGCACCCGGCCAGCCACTACGCGATCGCGGGCGTGGCCGTGGTGCGCCACGCGGACGGGCAGATTCGTGCAGCCTACACCGGGGCGGGGGAGAAGGCCGAGCGCCTGACCCTCCTCGAGGAGCGCCTGAACGCGGGCCAGCCTGCCGGGGAAGGCTTGGTGGACGCCGGAGGGCTGCTGGGCGACCGCTTCGCCAGTCCCGAGTACCGGGCGCATTTGGTGGACGTGCTGGCGGGGCGGGCGGCGGCCAGAGTCTAG
- a CDS encoding FKBP-type peptidyl-prolyl cis-trans isomerase: MNITQNKVVELDYVLKVEGEVVDRSEPDDALTYLHGHSNIIPGLEKALEGKKAGDSLHVTVQPEDGYGERDEDNVEDLDRSDFDDEIEVGATYYAQAEDGSVLPFTVLAVEGDTVRVDFNPPLAGMVLNFDVTVKAVRDATAEELEHGHAHTPGMHDGE, encoded by the coding sequence ATGAACATCACCCAGAACAAGGTTGTCGAACTCGATTACGTGCTCAAGGTGGAAGGCGAGGTCGTGGACCGCAGCGAGCCGGACGACGCCCTGACCTACCTGCACGGCCACAGCAACATCATTCCGGGGCTGGAAAAAGCGCTGGAAGGCAAAAAGGCCGGAGACAGCCTGCACGTGACCGTTCAGCCGGAGGACGGCTACGGCGAGCGCGACGAGGACAACGTCGAAGACCTCGACCGCTCGGACTTCGACGACGAGATCGAAGTGGGCGCCACCTACTATGCCCAGGCCGAAGACGGCAGCGTCCTGCCCTTCACGGTCCTGGCTGTCGAGGGCGACACCGTGCGGGTGGATTTCAACCCCCCGCTGGCCGGAATGGTCCTGAACTTCGACGTGACCGTCAAGGCCGTCCGCGACGCCACCGCCGAGGAGCTGGAGCACGGCCACGCCCACACGCCGGGCATGCACGACGGCGAGTAA
- the glp gene encoding gephyrin-like molybdotransferase Glp → MSASRPAFPMHVSVEEARAMLAALLPGPGVEAVPLARARGRTLAADLAARVSHPSATESALDGVAAREADTLGASRDAPVRLRVVGESRAGVPFAGTVGPGECARIYTGAPLPPGADAICPVEKLNDDGPEHVLLRRPASPADVRPEGGDFRAGDVVLRAGLPLTPPRVALAAALGHPEVPVRRRLRVALLSTGDEVREPGEALLPGQVYDSNRHGLTAMLEDCGCEVLPLGHAPDSPAALETIISGAGGADLLLTSGGVSMGRYDFLRDLLMERGEVAFWKVRMRPGGPALLGRWQGLPVFGLPGNPVSSLVVFHVVVRPALSGQPVQTLRLPAATPFRGLPDKTAFWRGVIRDGRVEDYGPQGSGLLRSLSEANALVVVPEGPGVEAGETVDVVLL, encoded by the coding sequence ATGAGCGCCTCCCGCCCCGCCTTTCCCATGCATGTCAGCGTCGAGGAGGCGCGGGCGATGCTCGCCGCGTTGCTCCCTGGCCCCGGCGTGGAGGCCGTGCCGCTCGCCCGGGCCAGGGGCCGCACCCTCGCCGCCGACCTCGCCGCGCGGGTCAGCCACCCCAGCGCCACCGAGAGCGCGCTGGACGGCGTGGCCGCGCGGGAGGCCGACACCCTGGGGGCCAGTCGGGACGCGCCCGTGCGCCTGCGGGTGGTCGGGGAGAGCCGCGCCGGGGTACCGTTCGCGGGCACGGTGGGGCCGGGCGAGTGCGCCCGCATCTACACCGGAGCGCCGCTGCCGCCGGGCGCCGACGCGATCTGCCCGGTGGAGAAACTCAACGACGACGGCCCCGAGCACGTCCTCCTGCGCCGCCCGGCCAGCCCCGCCGACGTGCGGCCGGAGGGGGGCGACTTCCGGGCCGGGGACGTGGTGCTGCGCGCCGGGCTGCCGCTCACGCCGCCCCGGGTGGCGCTGGCCGCCGCGCTGGGGCACCCGGAAGTGCCCGTGCGCCGCCGCCTGCGTGTGGCGCTGCTCTCGACCGGCGACGAGGTGCGCGAGCCGGGCGAGGCCCTGTTGCCGGGGCAGGTCTACGACAGCAACCGCCACGGCCTCACGGCGATGCTGGAGGACTGTGGGTGCGAGGTGCTGCCCCTCGGCCACGCTCCCGACAGCCCGGCGGCGCTGGAAACCATCATCAGCGGGGCGGGCGGCGCCGACCTGCTGCTCACCAGCGGCGGCGTCAGCATGGGCCGGTACGACTTCCTGCGCGACCTCTTGATGGAGCGCGGCGAGGTCGCTTTCTGGAAGGTGCGGATGCGCCCCGGCGGCCCGGCGCTGCTGGGAAGGTGGCAGGGCCTGCCGGTGTTCGGCCTGCCGGGCAATCCGGTGAGCAGCCTGGTCGTCTTCCACGTCGTTGTCCGCCCAGCCCTCAGCGGTCAGCCGGTGCAGACGCTGCGGCTGCCGGCGGCCACCCCGTTTCGCGGGTTGCCCGACAAGACGGCCTTCTGGCGGGGCGTCATCCGGGACGGGAGGGTCGAGGACTACGGCCCGCAGGGCAGCGGCCTGCTGCGGTCGCTCAGCGAGGCGAACGCGTTGGTGGTCGTGCCGGAGGGGCCAGGGGTGGAAGCCGGGGAGACGGTGGACGTGGTGCTGCTGTAA
- a CDS encoding CoA-binding protein has protein sequence MTQLQRTADVMRVLTDNRVVAVIGFHHDPMKPAHYVPEYLYRQGYSIIPVNPALAARGESFFGQRAVSTLAEIGTPVDVVEIFRRSDKVGLHLADILSMQPLPRVVWMQQGIRDEATARALTERGIDVVQDRCMLADHRALL, from the coding sequence ATGACGCAGCTTCAGCGGACCGCCGACGTGATGCGGGTCCTGACCGACAACCGGGTCGTCGCCGTGATCGGCTTTCACCACGACCCGATGAAACCCGCCCACTACGTGCCCGAGTACCTCTACCGCCAGGGCTACAGCATCATCCCCGTGAATCCGGCGCTCGCGGCGCGCGGCGAGAGCTTTTTCGGGCAGCGGGCCGTGTCCACCCTGGCCGAGATCGGCACGCCGGTGGACGTGGTCGAGATCTTCCGCCGCAGCGACAAGGTCGGGCTGCACCTGGCCGACATCCTGAGCATGCAGCCCCTCCCGCGCGTGGTGTGGATGCAGCAGGGCATCCGCGACGAAGCGACCGCCCGCGCGCTGACCGAACGCGGCATCGACGTGGTGCAGGACCGCTGCATGTTGGCCGACCACCGGGCGCTGCTGTAG
- the hemL gene encoding glutamate-1-semialdehyde 2,1-aminomutase, with amino-acid sequence MTTDTLSPAPTTAQSEALFARARAVTPGGVNSPVRAFRSVGGSPRFIREAHGAYLTDADGTRLLDYIGSWGPMILGHDHPAVREAVTSALAGGTSFGAPGEREVRLAEAVTRITGVDRVRFVNSGTEATMSALRLARGATGRKYILKFRGNYHGHADGLLVEAGSGLMTNAGGALGQAAPSSAGVPEEYARLTLVSEYNDPAALDALMQERGVDIAAVIFEPVVGNAGVLIPTPEFLAALHRVREHGALLIADEVMTGFRLSLRGATGLLGLRPDLICWGKIIGGGLPVGAYGGRADVMDHVSPQGPVYQAGTLSGNPLAMAAGLATLEVLEGDPGLYGRLDTYTAQLADGLRAAAREAGVPLSVNRIGSMLTAFHQEAPDGAIRSYADAARSDTAAFAAWFQQMLARGIYWAPSQFESIFVGAAHGDAELEQTLAAARAAYAGLGGQA; translated from the coding sequence ATGACGACAGACACCCTCTCCCCGGCGCCGACCACCGCGCAGTCGGAGGCGCTGTTCGCCCGCGCCCGCGCCGTGACGCCCGGCGGCGTGAACAGCCCGGTGCGCGCCTTCCGGAGCGTGGGCGGCTCGCCGCGCTTTATCCGGGAAGCGCACGGGGCGTACCTGACCGACGCCGACGGCACCCGGCTGCTGGACTACATCGGTTCCTGGGGGCCGATGATCCTGGGCCACGACCACCCGGCGGTGCGCGAGGCGGTCACGTCGGCGCTGGCGGGGGGCACGTCTTTCGGCGCGCCCGGCGAGCGCGAGGTGCGGCTGGCCGAGGCGGTCACCCGGATCACGGGCGTGGACCGGGTGCGCTTCGTGAACAGCGGCACCGAGGCGACCATGAGCGCGCTGCGGCTGGCGCGGGGCGCGACCGGACGCAAGTACATCCTGAAGTTCCGGGGCAACTACCACGGCCACGCCGACGGCCTGCTGGTCGAGGCGGGCAGCGGCCTGATGACGAACGCGGGGGGCGCGCTGGGCCAGGCCGCGCCCAGCAGCGCGGGCGTACCCGAGGAGTACGCCCGGCTGACCCTGGTGAGCGAGTACAACGACCCGGCGGCCCTGGACGCGCTGATGCAGGAGCGCGGGGTCGACATCGCCGCCGTGATCTTCGAGCCGGTGGTCGGTAACGCGGGCGTGCTGATCCCGACCCCCGAGTTCCTGGCGGCCCTGCACCGGGTGCGTGAGCACGGGGCGCTCTTGATCGCGGACGAGGTGATGACCGGCTTCCGGCTCTCGCTGCGCGGCGCGACCGGCCTGCTGGGCCTCAGGCCCGACCTGATCTGCTGGGGCAAGATCATCGGCGGCGGTCTGCCGGTGGGGGCCTACGGCGGGCGCGCGGACGTGATGGACCACGTCTCCCCGCAGGGACCGGTCTACCAGGCCGGAACGTTGAGCGGCAACCCGCTGGCGATGGCGGCGGGCCTCGCCACCCTGGAGGTGCTGGAGGGCGACCCCGGCCTCTACGGGCGGCTCGACACCTACACGGCGCAGCTCGCGGACGGCTTGCGGGCGGCAGCGCGCGAGGCGGGCGTGCCCCTGAGCGTCAACCGGATCGGCTCGATGCTCACGGCCTTTCATCAGGAGGCCCCCGACGGCGCCATCCGCAGCTACGCGGACGCGGCGCGCAGCGACACCGCCGCTTTTGCCGCCTGGTTTCAGCAGATGCTGGCGCGCGGCATCTACTGGGCGCCCAGCCAGTTCGAGAGCATCTTCGTGGGGGCCGCGCACGGGGACGCCGAACTCGAGCAGACCCTCGCGGCGGCCCGCGCCGCCTACGCCGGGCTGGGAGGCCAGGCATGA